A region of the Polaribacter sp. L3A8 genome:
ATTTTCTGATATCCGTACTTGTTTTCAAATGTTGAAAGTTTTGGTTTATTAGCAGGATTCAATCCATAAAACAATTCTTTTACATACATTTTTGCAACACGATATGGAGTTCCAGACAAGCTGTCATCGGTTAAATCTAGCCCCATCTCTTTCATAATCATTTTAAAATGATACTCTATATTCTTAATTTTTTCATCATCAGATGTATCAAATGCATCTGCACGTAAAGGTGTTTTAATGTTTGATGAAAAATGATTATCTCCTACGATTTCAATTTGTTCTTTTTCCTTCATTTATACAGCATTTTGTGTTATTGCATTGGCAATATTTCTTATTATATAAGTGTAAAATTATTAATGCTATTGTTGGTATATATATAAATTTATCATTTAAATAAAACCATTCATTTTTTTCGTTAATTATCACCATCAATAAAGAAAAAAAACTAAACCATAAGGCCGTTTTTATCCAATTTTTAGAAGTTGTTTGTACAGAACGTTGTACAGCAAAAAAAGAGATTATTAAGAATACATAATCTAAAAATCCCCACCAACTGGGCACGCCAATACTTTGTGCTAAAAAAATAAACGGAGTAGCAACACAATGAATAAGACAGAATGTACTTGCTATGGCTCCTATACTATCTGATTTTTGTTTTATAAATATCATAATTTACCTTAATACAACTAAGTTGCAAATATAACATTATTAACAACTAATGCAACTTAGTTGTAGTAAATATGAATTTATTTTTTTTTGCCCTTTAGTTACGTTATATTTGTGTAATGGGAATTTTAAGAAAAACAAAATCTGTTAAAATATTGCTTGATGAGTTTGAAAAAAAAGCAACCGCTATTTCTGTGGTTACTTTAATAGAGCAACTTCATTTACAGATGAATAAAACGACCATATATCGTATTTTAGAAAAACTAGAAGATGATGGTTTATTACATTCATTTTTAGGAAAAAACGGACATAAATGGTATGCAAAATGTAAAGATTGCTCTCATACCGAACATCATGATGTGCATCCACATTTTCAATGTTTAGATTGTGGAAAAGTAGATTGTTTACCAACAGATGTTCTTATTCCTAATATTCCTAATCGTAAAGTTGTTGTATCTCAAGTATTATTGCTAGGAAAGTGTGAAGAATGTTTTAAATAAACTTTTCTTCATTGTCATAGTTCTAATTTTCTAATATTTTAAACCACCTTTTTACCAATTGTACATTTAAGTAATGTTGTCTATTAATTTTTTAAAAAAATTAACGTTTTTTAAGACATAATTATCCTTTTATACACTAATTTCGCGCCCTTAAATTAAGTATCAAGAATCTCAAAAAAAAGGAGATAGCAACCTGCAATAACGAGCAAGGTGCTAAATAGATAAGCCAATTAATTGGAACCAATGTTAACTCATACTTCTACTTATAAGCTGCTATGTCCTTTTTAGAATGAAAAAAGTAACATGGCAAATTCAAAAAAAATTACCCCCAAATTTAGCGCATTAATTCCCTTATTCGTATTTGTATGTACGTTTTTAGGTGTTGGTATTTATCAAAACGATTTTTATGCATTACCTGCTCCTATTGCAGTGATAGCAGGTATTATTGTAGCATTTTTAATGTTTAAACAATCTATAAATTCTAAAATTAAAACGCTGCTAAAAGGTTGTGGAGATGATAAGATTTTAACCATGTGTTTAATCTATTTATTAGCAGGTGCCTTTGCTACCATTACAAAATCTACAGGTAGTGTAGATGCTATTGTAAACCTTGGGTTAGATTATATTAACATACAATATATTTACTTTGGTATTTTTATAATTGCTGGTTTTTTATCAGTTTCTACAGGTACTTCAGTTGGTGCCATTGTTGCTTTAGCACCAATTGTTATCGGTATTGCAGAAAAAAGTAGTGTAGATTTATCTATACTTTGTGGCGCATTATTAGGCGGTAGCATGTTTGGTGATAATCTATCTGTAATTTCTGATACCACCATTGCTGCCACTCAGTCTTTAGGTTGTAAAATGAGTGATAAATTTAAACAAAATATTAAAATTGCTGTTCCCGCTGCGCTATTTACCATTGCAATCTTAATTATTCAAGGTTTAGGATTAAAAGATGTAGCATCTGAAACTGTAACGTATAGCTATTCTGTACTAAAAATAGTACCTTATATATTGGTGATTACCTTATCTATACTTGGTGTTAATGTATTTGTAACCTTATTGTTGGGTGTTCTTTCTGGTGTCTTTTTAGGTTTAATGTATGGAGATTTCACACTTCTTGAATCGACTAAAATAGCCTATACTGGTTTTACAAGTATGACAGAAATTTTCTTATTATCCTTGCTTACAGGTGGATTAGCGGCTTTGGTGAAAAAAAATGGTGGGATTGATTTTATACTTCTTAAAATTAAGACACTTATAAAAAGTAAAAAATCAGCTCAATTTGGCATTGCAACTTTAGTAAGCACCATTAATATGGCCATTGCCAACAATACTGTGTCTATAATAATTGCTGGTCCTATTGCAAAAACGATTAATGATGAGTACAATTTAGACAATAAAAAAACAGCATCCATACTAGATATATTTGCCTGTATTACACAAGGTCTTTTACCTTATGGCGCACAAGTTTTAATGATATTAAGTTTCTCTAACGGAAAAATAGATTACCTAGATTTAGTTTCTAATACATGGTATTTAGCCTTGTTATTTATATACACTTTATTATTTATCAGCTTTAAGCCACTACGATTGGGTACTAATTAAAAACAGTAGCTAAATTATTTAAATACTGTTTTATTTTAAAGAAACTCTTTTAGAAAGTAGTTCCCTATTTAGGCTAATTCTAAATATTGCAATAAGTGTTGTTTTAATATTAAACAGTTGTACTTATAGGTTAAGCATTCGTTTTTTTCTTTTAGTTTAAACGGAGAATTCTGTACATTGGTTTTATAATATTTCTAATAGGCTCTTTAAATAGAGTGCACTAATTATTTTTTAAACATAAAACAAGTGTTACGATGTTTAAGGTTATTCAGTAAAAATAAGAAGGAGTTTAGTTTATTATATCATTAAATAGGTAAATTGTGGGGAGAGCAGGATTCGAACCTGCGAAGACGTAGTCAACGGAGTTACAGTCCGTCCTCGTTGGCCGCTTGAGTATCTCCCCTGTAATTTACTATTTCAATAAACATCAAAATTACTGGCGTAATTTATTATTTTTAAAGCCGTTAGTAGGCTTTATATATTACAAATATTAATTTAGAAGTACTTAT
Encoded here:
- a CDS encoding MerC domain-containing protein, with amino-acid sequence MIFIKQKSDSIGAIASTFCLIHCVATPFIFLAQSIGVPSWWGFLDYVFLIISFFAVQRSVQTTSKNWIKTALWFSFFSLLMVIINEKNEWFYLNDKFIYIPTIALIILHLYNKKYCQCNNTKCCINEGKRTN
- a CDS encoding Na+/H+ antiporter NhaC family protein; translation: MANSKKITPKFSALIPLFVFVCTFLGVGIYQNDFYALPAPIAVIAGIIVAFLMFKQSINSKIKTLLKGCGDDKILTMCLIYLLAGAFATITKSTGSVDAIVNLGLDYINIQYIYFGIFIIAGFLSVSTGTSVGAIVALAPIVIGIAEKSSVDLSILCGALLGGSMFGDNLSVISDTTIAATQSLGCKMSDKFKQNIKIAVPAALFTIAILIIQGLGLKDVASETVTYSYSVLKIVPYILVITLSILGVNVFVTLLLGVLSGVFLGLMYGDFTLLESTKIAYTGFTSMTEIFLLSLLTGGLAALVKKNGGIDFILLKIKTLIKSKKSAQFGIATLVSTINMAIANNTVSIIIAGPIAKTINDEYNLDNKKTASILDIFACITQGLLPYGAQVLMILSFSNGKIDYLDLVSNTWYLALLFIYTLLFISFKPLRLGTN
- a CDS encoding Fur family transcriptional regulator, translated to MGILRKTKSVKILLDEFEKKATAISVVTLIEQLHLQMNKTTIYRILEKLEDDGLLHSFLGKNGHKWYAKCKDCSHTEHHDVHPHFQCLDCGKVDCLPTDVLIPNIPNRKVVVSQVLLLGKCEECFK